From one Dama dama isolate Ldn47 chromosome 4, ASM3311817v1, whole genome shotgun sequence genomic stretch:
- the SPATA2L gene encoding spermatogenesis-associated protein 2-like protein, whose amino-acid sequence MGSSSLSEDYRLCLERELRRGRAGVCGDPSLRAVLWHILVEDFDLHGALQDDALALLTDGLWGRADLAPALRGLARAFELLELAAVHLYLLPWRKEFTTIKTFSGGYVHVLKGALSEDLLIQSFQKMGYVRRDAHRLMVAALPPARQLVQVALGCFALRLECEILGEVLAQLGTSVLPAEELLQARRSSVDVASCVAWLQQRLAREEEQPPLPCRGSPTGCQARLDLYRDVQEDEGSDEASLYGGPSPGPDSPASELACRPRFWEQSARLWGAGGGPWEPAEASSPTSGASEEEEPQPEAFSFLSLRRELLSRPGDLAPPHAPRSPEQASPPPVPEPPGYQMHTCLAPGALPALCCDTCRQLHAAHCAALPSCHPGHSLRTLRGNSQRRLWLQRAQVDALLYDSPAAGP is encoded by the exons ATGGGTAGTAGCTCACTGTCCGAGGACTACCGCCTGTGCCTGGAGCGGGAACTGCGGCGCGGCCGCGCGGGCGTGTGCGGAGATCCGTCGCTGCGGGCCGTGCTCTGGCACATCCTCGTGGAAGACTTCGACCTGCACGGGGCGCTGCAGGATGACGCGCTGGCACTGCTCACCGACGGCCTGTGGGGGCGCGCCGACCTGGCCCCCGCGCTGCGCGGCCTGGCCCGTGCCTTCGAGCTGCTGGAGTTGGCCGCCGTGCACCTGTACCTGCTGCCGTGGAGAAAGGAGTTCACCACCATCAAG ACGTTCTCTGGGGGCTACGTGCACGTGCTAAAGGGCGCACTCTCGGAGGACCTCCTCATCCAGAGCTTCCAGAAGATGGGCTACGTGCGCAGGGACGCCCACCGCCTCATGGTGGCTGCCCTGCCTCCCGCCCGCCAGCTGGTGCAAGTGGCCCTGGGCTGCTTCGCCCTGCGGCTGGAGTGCGAGATCCTGGGTGAGGTGCTGGCACAGCTGGGCACCAGCGTGCTGCCAGCCGAGGAGCTGCTGCAGGCACGGCGGTCCAGCGTGGACGTGGCCTCCTGTGTGGCCTGGCTGCAGCAGCGACTGGCCCGCGAGGAAGAACAGCCACCCCTGCCCTGCCGTGGCTCCCCCACCGGGTGCCAGGCCCGGCTGGACCTGTACCGGGACGTGCAGGAGGACGAGGGCTCAGATGAGGCCAGCCTGTATGGGGGGCCCTCGCCTGGCCCCGACTCACCTGCCTCAGAACTGGCCTGCCGGCCTCGGTTCTGGGAGCAGAGTGCCAGactgtggggggcagggggcgggccaTGGGAGCCAGCTGAGGCCAGCAGCCCCACCTCCGGGGCCTCAGAAGAGGAGGAGCCCCAGCCTGaagctttctccttcctctcactGCGTAGAGAGCTGCTTAGTCGGCCTGGGGACCTGGCCCCTCCCCACGCCCCTAGGAGCCCTGAGCAGGCCAGTCCCCCACCTGTCCCCGAGCCTCCCGGCTACCAGATGCATACTTGCCTGGCCCCGGGAGCCCTGCCCGCCCTCTGCTGTGACACGTGTCGCCAGCTGCACGCTGCCCACTGTGCTGCCCTTCCCAGCTGTCACCCTGGCCACAGCCTGCGCACCCTGCGTGGGAACAGCCAGCGGCGTCTGTGGCTGCAGCGAGCCCAGGTGGACGCTCTGCTCTATGACAGCCCCGCGGCTGGGCCCTAG